The Megalobrama amblycephala isolate DHTTF-2021 linkage group LG13, ASM1881202v1, whole genome shotgun sequence genome contains a region encoding:
- the cpvl gene encoding probable serine carboxypeptidase CPVL, whose protein sequence is MLKQTLRLLFLWAVLESVCSRGCSSFFCRKSRRVSGSQFGVDPGKPLMLTPYLEEGKIEEAKKLSLVGPLPGANVKSFSGYLTVNKTYNSNLFFWFFPAQERPETAPVLLWLQGGPGGTSMFGLFVEHGPYFVHKNLTLGYREFPWTSRYSVLYIDNPVGTGWSFTEDDRGFAQNQDDVGRDLYSALTQFFQIFSEFQSNPFYATGESYAGKYVPAIGYYIHKNNPSAKVKINFKGVAIGDGLCDPELMLGGYADFLYQISLVDELQRQHVKMQTDAGVKLIQEQRWVEAFEVFDSLLNGDLVPYPSFFQNVTGCTNYFNYMQCQEPPDQEYFSSFVTLPDVRRAIHVGNLTFNDGSEVEKHLLQDVMKSIKPWLGILMDNYRVLIYSGQLDVIVAAPLTERFLPTVSWSGADEYKNALRMPWKVQPSDTEVAGYVRQVKEFFQVIVRGGGHILPYDQPERSFDMMDRFLSTDGFSSH, encoded by the exons ATGCTGAAGCAAACGCTGAGGCTGCTCTTCCTCTGGGCTGTCCTGGAGTCCGTCTGCTCCCGCGGATGTTCCTCATTCTTCTGCCGCAAATCACGCCGTGTGAGCGGGTCACAGTTTGGAGTCGACCCGGGCAAACCTCTGATGCTCACCCCCTATCTGGAGGAAGGCAAGATAGAAGAAG CCAAAAAACTTAGTTTGGTGGGACCCCTTCCTGGTGCCAATGTTAAGAGCTTCTCAGGATATCTCACTGTGAACAAGACCTACAACAGTAACCTTTTCTTCTGGTTCTTCCCTGCCCAG GAGAGACCAGAGACGGCTCCGGTGCTGCTGTGGCTGCAGGGAGGACCTGGAGGCACCTCTATGTTTGGCTTGTTTGTGGAGCACGGCCCATATTTTGTACATAAGAACCTCACAT TGGGTTATAGGGAGTTCCCCTGGACATCACGCTACTCAGTTCTCTACATCGACAATCCA GTTGGGACAGGATGGAGTTTCACTGAGGATGACCGAGGATTTGCCCAAAACCAGGATGATGTGGGCAGAGATTTGTACAG TGCCCTGACTCAGTTCTTCCAGATATTTAGTGAGTTCCAGTCTAATCCGTTCTACGCTACAGGCGAG TCATATGCAGGAAAGTATGTTCCAGCGATTGGCTACTACATCCACAAGAACAATCCTTCTGCCAAAGTGAAGATCAACTTCAAAGGAGTGGCCATCGGAGATGGTCTGTGTGACCCTGAGCTG ATGCTGGGAGGCTATGCAGATTTCCTATATCAGATAAGTCTCGTGGATGAACTGCAGAGGCAGCATGTGAAGATGCAGACGGACGCAGGAGTCAAACTCATCCAGGAGCAGAGATGGGTGGAGGCCTTTGAG GTGTTTGACAGCTTACTGAATGGTGATCTTGTTCCTTATCCCTCATTCTTCCAAAACGTCACTGGTTGCACCAACTACTTCAACTACATGCAGTGTCAG GAACCTCCAGATCAGGAGTATTTTTCTTCATTTGTGACTCTACCAGATGTTCGACGTGCCATCCATGTTGGGAATCTTACGTTCAATGACGGCTCAGAGGTTGAGAAGCATCTGCTTCAGGATGTCATGAAGTCCATCAAGCCCTGGTTGGGCATCCTCATGGACAACTATAGA GTGTTGATCTACAGTGGACAGCTTGATGTCATTGTTGCAGCCCCTCTGACTGAGCGCTTCCTGCCCACCGTGAGCTGGTCTGGAGCGGACGAGTATAAAAACGCATTGCGCATGCCCTGGAAGGTCCAGCCCAGTGACACTGAAGTGGCAGGTTACGTACGACAAGTGAAAGAGTTCTTTCAG GTGATTGTCAGGGGAGGCGGGCACATTTTGCCTTATGACCAACCAGAGAGATCATTTGACATGATGGACAGATTCCTTTCTACAGACGGATTCTCTTCACATTGA